Below is a window of Halarcobacter anaerophilus DNA.
ATGAAAAAGATCCTTCCTCAAACAATGATTTATCAATCTCACTTGATATAAGGCTGCAAAGATATATACAAAAGATTTTTGGAGACGACAGCGGTGCTATAGTCGTTATGAATGCCAAAAACGGTGAAATCCTAGCAGCAGGTTCTTATCCTGAATTCAATAATAATATTTTTGTTGACGGAATCTCTACAAAAGAGTGGGACAAAATGAGAAACGATTTTAACCACCCTTTTACAAATAAACTGATAAACGGACTCTATCCTCCGGGTTCAATTATAAAAATGGGAATTGCCCTTTCATTTTTGGATAACGGAATAAAACCCAATTATGAAGTTTATTGCAGCGGTTCTTTACAAATAGGAAACAGAAAATTTAGATGCTGGAAAACAACTGGACACGGAAGAGTGGGCTTTGTAAAAGCAATAAGAGAGAGTTGTGACGATTTCTTTTATAAAGGAAGTCTTCTTGTAGGAATTAATAAAATCTCTAAATCTTTAGGAAACTACGGTATTGGAAAAGAGACGGGAGTTGATTTGGTAAATGAATTTTATGCTACAAATCCTAATAAAGATTGGAAAGAGAAAAAATATGACCAACCTTGGTATATAGGAGATACCATAAATGCTTCAATAGGACAAGGATATATGACCGTAACACCGTTGCAAATAGCTAGGTATACAGCCTTTTTAGCTACGGGGAAACTTCCTAAACCTCACTTTTCGAAACTAAATTTTGAAGAGCCTAAAGAGATTAAACACAATGATGATTATATGAAAATTGTCAGACAAGGTATGTATGAAGTTGCAAATAACAAAGACGGAGGAACGGCATATTACCATGTAAGAGAATCAAAAATAAAAATTGCCGCAAAAACAGGAACAGCACAGGTTGTATCTATTCCTCAAGCCGAAAAAGTAAGAATGAAAGAGAGTGAACTTAAATATTACCATAGATCACACGCTTGGCTGACTACCTACGGACCTTTCAAAGATCCTCAATATGTTGTAACGGTTTTAGTAGAACATGGAGGGCACGGAGGAAGTGCCGCAGGACATGTAGTAAGTAAGATATATAATAAATTAATAGAATTGGGATATATAAAAAATAAAAAATAGTCGACTTTTATGTTTATATCATATTAATGACTTTTTAGATATTATTCTGACTATTTTAAGTAAGGAGTGTAGTTGAAAATAGTTGTTTCTTTATTGATTTTCAGTGCAACTTTTCTTTTTGCCGCAGACCCTGCACCGGTTATCAACCTATCAGTTGCAGCATTAGAACAACCCGCACAATTTGTTAGAACAATTAATATTGCTATTATTTTAATCCTTCTTGTTTTAGCTCCGACACTTCTTCTAATGATAACAAGTTTTACAAGACTTATTATTGTTTTTTCTTTGTTAAGACAAGCTTTGGGGTTGCAATCTACGCCTCCAAATCAAATTATTATATCACTTTCACTTATTCTTACTATTTTTATTATGGAACCTTATGCCAAAAAATCTTGGGATGATGCAGTTAAACCTTATATGGATGAAAAGATAGGTTATGAAGTAGCTTTTGAAAAAGGGGTTAAACCTTTTAAAGAGTTTATGATAAAAAATACAAGAGAAGCTGATTTGGCTCTTTTTTATAGAATAAAAAAAGAGGAAAACCCAAAAAATATCGATGATGTTCCTTTAACACTGCTTATGCCGGCTTTTGTAGTAAGTGAATTAAAAACTGCTTTTGAAATAGGTTTTTTAATTTTCTTACCCTTTTTAGTAATTGATATTATTGTTGCTTCAATACTAATGTCTCTGGGTATGATGATGCTGCCTCCTGTTATGATATCCTTGCCTATTAAAATTATTTTCTTTATCGTTATTGACGGATGGGCTCTTATAATAGGGAATCTTGCACAATCCTTTAAATAATAAATAAGCTAATTGCTGTTATTTTAAACATATTTTTGATTATTCATCGCAAAAAGTTGTGTATAATTAACTTTAACGCCATAAATAAGGTTTAATTTGAATAATAAAATAAAAATTAATCTGTTGATGCTTATTTTTCTTACAATTTTTTTCCCTGTAATATTAGGATATTTTTTAAATCATTATTTAAATATGAAATATATAAGTATCCCTCTTCACTCAGGATTTGAAGTTTCAGGAGGAGTGATTGCAATAGTTATTTCAATGATTTTTTATTTTAAATATTCAAAAAAACATCTTCTTACCCAATATAACCGGATTACCATTGCTTTGTTAACAATGGGAATAATCGATATTTTTCACGGAATTGTAATGCCAGGAAAACTCTTTGTATGGTTACACTCAATAGCGGTATTTTTAGGTGGAACTCTTTTTATTACCGTTTGGATTAATAATAAAATAGTCTCAAAAAAAATATATAAGCTTATTCCTCTTTTAGTATCTCTTTTTGCAATTATCGTTTCTATACTCTCTATTGTTTTTATTGATTATATTCCTGAAATGATAAATGAAGATAAAACTTTTACTATTACGGCAGATTTATTGAATTTTATCGGAGGAGTAGGTTTTTTTATTGCTTCTTATAAATTTTTATTTGATTATATAAAAAAACAAAATATAAATGATTATCTCTTTGCGGGTCACACTTTGTTATTCGGTATTGCGGGAATTTTATTCGTTTCTTCCGAAATTTGGGATTTACAATGGTGGTTATGGCATCTGTTAAGGTTAAGTGCATATATAATCGCTTTGTATTATTTATATATTGAATTTAGAGAAGAGATCAAGTTAATAGAAAAAACAAACAATAAACTAAACAAAGCAAATAAAGAGATAAAAAAATATATAAGTTTGGTAGATGAACACGTTATTTTATCTTCTACAGATTTGCAAGGAAATATAAATTATGTTTCAAAAGCTTTTTGTAAAATAAGCGGTTACTCGAAAAAGGAACTCTTAGGAAAAAAT
It encodes the following:
- the mrdA gene encoding penicillin-binding protein 2 encodes the protein MKRLNLIFILIFIVLITLLSRVYFLSIKSNTYYEELSKRNYIKRIYKVPNRGIIKDRNGVPLAMNKLGFSINLKPHLQSYKNKKRLEELITLINKHFPEYKKEELYKEYKKLDSNYKHDFVKIVDFIPYDNFFDKYTLFNSNDDIQIKSEVKRVYPEGKNASHIIGYIGKASRLDIQNNEFSKYSGIIGKNGLEKYYNDKLQGELGVKVVKVNALNKEIELLDEKDPSSNNDLSISLDIRLQRYIQKIFGDDSGAIVVMNAKNGEILAAGSYPEFNNNIFVDGISTKEWDKMRNDFNHPFTNKLINGLYPPGSIIKMGIALSFLDNGIKPNYEVYCSGSLQIGNRKFRCWKTTGHGRVGFVKAIRESCDDFFYKGSLLVGINKISKSLGNYGIGKETGVDLVNEFYATNPNKDWKEKKYDQPWYIGDTINASIGQGYMTVTPLQIARYTAFLATGKLPKPHFSKLNFEEPKEIKHNDDYMKIVRQGMYEVANNKDGGTAYYHVRESKIKIAAKTGTAQVVSIPQAEKVRMKESELKYYHRSHAWLTTYGPFKDPQYVVTVLVEHGGHGGSAAGHVVSKIYNKLIELGYIKNKK
- the fliP gene encoding flagellar type III secretion system pore protein FliP (The bacterial flagellar biogenesis protein FliP forms a type III secretion system (T3SS)-type pore required for flagellar assembly.) → MKIVVSLLIFSATFLFAADPAPVINLSVAALEQPAQFVRTINIAIILILLVLAPTLLLMITSFTRLIIVFSLLRQALGLQSTPPNQIIISLSLILTIFIMEPYAKKSWDDAVKPYMDEKIGYEVAFEKGVKPFKEFMIKNTREADLALFYRIKKEENPKNIDDVPLTLLMPAFVVSELKTAFEIGFLIFLPFLVIDIIVASILMSLGMMMLPPVMISLPIKIIFFIVIDGWALIIGNLAQSFK
- a CDS encoding diguanylate cyclase; amino-acid sequence: MNNKIKINLLMLIFLTIFFPVILGYFLNHYLNMKYISIPLHSGFEVSGGVIAIVISMIFYFKYSKKHLLTQYNRITIALLTMGIIDIFHGIVMPGKLFVWLHSIAVFLGGTLFITVWINNKIVSKKIYKLIPLLVSLFAIIVSILSIVFIDYIPEMINEDKTFTITADLLNFIGGVGFFIASYKFLFDYIKKQNINDYLFAGHTLLFGIAGILFVSSEIWDLQWWLWHLLRLSAYIIALYYLYIEFREEIKLIEKTNNKLNKANKEIKKYISLVDEHVILSSTDLQGNINYVSKAFCKISGYSKKELLGKNHSLLKDEKMSKEFYEDLWETILSNKTWRGEIKNRRKDGTSYWIKASIFPIFNSYGKKIGYSSIREDISDKKIIEKISITDPLTGLYNRRYLENILPGLLNSLKRENNFFSFLMIDIDFFKQYNDTYGHNKGDKVLKEVANTLRNTLKRKDDYYFRLGGEEFAIIFKSKTVENAIQFSQSLKNSIENLNIEHKNSKISDKITISLGLVCKASKEVKSFEDIYKEADLLLYKAKNSGRNKVVSNL